The DNA segment GATGCTTCCTGAACGGGTGTTGCTACGGGAGACCGACCGACGGCCCGCTCGGCATCAGCTTCCCGGAGACCTGCGCCGCGGGCTGGGAGACCGGCTGTGCGGCCTTGCATCCAACCCAGCTCTACAGCTCGGCGGCCGGATTCGCTGTCTTCGCCCTGCTGATACTGTGGGAGAGGCGCAGCAGCTTCCCGGGAGCGACCTTCGCCCGCTTCTTGTCTCTCTACGGCCTCACGCGCTTCCTGGTGGACCTCTTCCGGCACTACGATCCAGGCGACATGGGACCTCTCGGCATCACGACCAGCCAGTGGATCAGCGTCGTTCTCTTCGGGGCCGGCTGCTGGCTGATGCTGACCCGACGATCCGCGGGTGAATCGGAATGAGACGGGGAAACGGTTCCACCCTCAGCCTGCGTCCTGACGGCGGCGGCTGGTCGCGCGACGGCAAGCCCTGGGAACCCGATGGGCCCTTCTACGCCGTGCTGGGCGATCCGGTCGACCACTCCCTGTCACCGCTTTTCCAGAGCGCGGCCATGCGCGCCGAGGGGCTGCCGTATGCCTATCACGCGGTCCGCACCTCGCGTGCGGATCTGGCGCGCATCTTCCGCGACCGCGGCGGGCTGGCCCTGCGCGGTTTCAACGTCACGGCGCCGCACAAGTTCACAGCCGCAGACCTCTGCCCGGTCCTGACCGCCGAGGCTCGCCTCACGGGTGCCGTCAACACGGTGCGCCTCACCGAGGGGGGCTGGGAGGGACACAACACGGATGTCGGCGGCCTGTGCGAAGTGCTGGACGACCTG comes from the bacterium genome and includes:
- the lgt gene encoding prolipoprotein diacylglyceryl transferase encodes the protein MHPHLFGIVKTFGLLLALSFVIGFWLSVRRGRRRGFDPNLVLDFCLTVMISSLIGVRLFYVATHAGEFEPWYEVFFIWKGGLTLYGGIILAILAVWFFCRRRRIAFLPLADVLAPQVALGIGITRLGCFLNGCCYGRPTDGPLGISFPETCAAGWETGCAALHPTQLYSSAAGFAVFALLILWERRSSFPGATFARFLSLYGLTRFLVDLFRHYDPGDMGPLGITTSQWISVVLFGAGCWLMLTRRSAGESE